The sequence TTCATCTGTTACAAATGTAAGTATACCTAAGTACAAAGTCTGTAGAATGCACGCACCATGACTTTTTTCCTATAATGCCCGAAAATCGTTTGTGTGACCAAAGGActcataatatatatagtacCCCACTGGAGTGGTTGTATTGTGGTGCATCACGTCTTCAAAAACCTAAAAACTAAAATCGTCATATATAATGCGATTGTGCGTAGTCAGTTGGAATATGGTAGTGTTATTTGGAATCCTTATTATAGTACAGTATCTCAGCGTGTAGAAAATATTCAACGAGCCTTTACAAGATACTTGGCATTCCATTCTTCGGAATTAGTCATCGCAAGCTGTTATAAATCACGTTTAGCTTTTTAAAATGAACACATTAACTGATCGCCGTAAAATCAATGACATAATGttcctttataaattattaaataacatgagCAACAACAGTGacatacttaataaaatcaGCCTAAATGTTCCACGTAAATTACCTAGACAACCTATTACAAGAACATTTTATATACCACACGTCCGTACTAATATTGGATTTAATTCGCCCATTGTAAGAATGTGCAGTGAGTATAATGCTCTAAACACTAAATATCCGGATCTGGACATATTCAGTTCATCACTATCCAAGTTCAGAAGGGAAGCGCTGATACATTTGCTTGACGAAGTAGATTagagtttataatttaatgttaatctttttttttaatcttgaatattgatttttttttatttttactttttgagacatttttattgtaattcatagttactataatttaatttttattgttactattttcaaattttgtttttgttttgtatccacTCACTTTAATCCCGAAACGAGGctctgttatgtttgttatagtattttctggttttatttttattttgtaattttaatttgtaattctaattttaatttgtaattctatCTAGATGTTATTTGTGTGAGAATGCTGTGCATACCTTTAATAGTCATATGTATcagaattagttttattatttattatttgtgatttctAGATGCATGTGTCACTGGTgtgttattcaataaataaataaataaatatatagcgtACAACTAGTAGGTAGGTACTGGTACCCACTACCcacataattaatattctcaattaggtgttgctcgcgttAAAAACGCTTCCCGCTACAAAATCCCAAAAATCACGGTACCAATCCGcctcatatatatatatatatataagtaaaaaaaaaaaaaaaaactatttgccaaagaaatattataccagaatcaaaagtagcctatatgtcaATCCAGAACATCTCGGTGCCAAACATCCAAACCTGATAGTAATTTATGTGTATTTCTGATAGATAGCGTCAGGTTTGCATAAGAAGTCACCGAAAAAATTTCAAGAGTTTCTGTTTTTAGTTCCATTGCCTTACTTTAGTCTATGGGAATTGGCAAATGTCATAATAAAACGGTATTGTCATTTGTctgactaggcagtatggtcgtaagactatagcctgtcctcttaggacgaaggaaaaaaaaaaaaaattgtcttttgTCTTCTGTCGAGTAAATCTGAGTACGGGTTgtgctgataaaaataaatttaataaaaatactatgttttaGTGGATAGATATATATACAAAGGATGAACTAACACAATATGGCACTAATATCTaactctataaaaatattatttcctattGTGCCAAAAGAATGTCAAGAATTTTACTTCAAAGGTGTTGTAAACAATTCGGAGCATGCAATTACTGTTTTTATCACTAAGTACTCAACAAGCACGAACTTACTATTCGATCtgaatgaaaaaacaaaaaatagcatTTGTGGTTACTGTAGTAGTAATGTGTCGAACAAACTAATGCATATGTCCAACTTACTCGTATTAGACCAGTGTTATCCTCATCGAATAAACAAATTAGTGATAAATGGAAAacgtataaatacaaataacttgGTCTTTATGTTATATGATTATGATGTTATGAAAAAATCGCAAATCAAACTTGATGATAGTGACTTCTTAGAtctacaaattttaatacaaaacgaAAATGGGCGTACTAATGAAACCAGCCCTTACATATCAAATTTAACTACACCGTATTGGTTAACTTCATCAATGTTTCTACagcatatattaaattatttaaatttagcaaGATGGCTTTGTGATTACTTTATTAGAAGGGATAAAAAAGTAAGtgttttacagtaatattgaaacagtaaaaaaatactaagaaaactataactgacaaaatatatttttttaggtctCAATTAAGCAGGGCAATCTTATTTTAGCAATTATAATGGATATAATACTTGGATATGTTGCTCTACAGTTATTGTCTCAAGATAAAAGAGACATAAACTCTGCACTTATGGGAGTATTAGAGGTAATTGGATGTCTTTCAAGAATTCCTTTCGACTgtagaagaaaataattttaaataatgcattGTGATTTTGTGAAACCAATGtgttttttatagcaaaaacaAGGTAAATTTGATCCATCacagtttttttaaaacttgtttttagGATTGCATTGGTAAAAGTTATATCCATTCTTCTGTGGATAAAATCTTTATGATCTTCAATCTTTTCCATTCATTTACAGTATAACATAGCTTTAGGTGTGGTTATGGTGGGGAAGGGAGGGTGTTTcaataatgtgacatttttctCTGATAATGTAAAATCCATcaaaattttactgaaataacttttttttaaatatttttttggtataaattataaattcccACTTAACAGTGATAGAAATAGTTTGTGATTCTAATTAGATGTTCACTAAACTAGGCTACGTGATACCATAGAGTTGTCATGGATAATGGGAACAAATTTGAACTTTGCCATTCATAACACCTATCCATGGACCAAATTATTTGAGATCCAAtaacaatttatgttataattgatATGTAGTTCGCTCTTATTACATCAgtggtaatatttaatattaataaagttacattataataaaaaaaactgaatttttaaataaaggcaGTCTAaatgtgtcattttttttttcagaaacttATAAATTCCCTTTACTCTTTATTGAGATGGCTCATGGGTGCTCCTGTTGGATTGAAACTAAACAATGCATTTAACAATATGTTAGGGAGATATTTTTCCTATCATGTTCAACTATGGTGGTTGTTCCTAGGTAAATATTTACCTGTTATGTATTGTATATAGTTTTTGTGTAGGCAATTTAGTTTGTGTCACCCGTTATGTCCAGTGCCAGGTGCTTAAtttgctaaaaaaaaaacagattacaaCTATGCTGCCCCTTAGACTGCTGACGCTCTTATGCGGCGACTTATAACAAATCCAACTCTGGTTAAAAATTACACTAGCAACTGGGTATATGAACTAAATGGAAAGGTCGCGCAAAATGCATgacacaaaaaagtaaaaattccATCAATATTTACGTTTCAGATGTTTCGGGCGAAAAACTGGATACAATAATACATGTTTATCGGTACATGGGCTATTTAGGTATTACTTTTCAAACGGCAGTTATATCAGATTTGATATGTATTGCAACATTTCATTCTTATTGTATCTACGTATATGCAGCCAGGTAAGCAACACCTAGCAAAGATTCATTTGCCACAACGCCACTACAAAAACCTAGCAAGTATCATTTGTTGGATATAAACTAGATTAATTTTACATGTTTTGTTACCTGttctttttggtttcgcggacaAAGAGTCTCGCTACCGCCCCAGGCTTCGTAGGGATATGTTGGGTGGACCACCGCCAACCTGAGTTCCTACCGCTATGTACTATATACACCCTACGCACGGCATatcaactaaaactccgcggctGCCATCTTCGGCGGATTAACAAGTATCTGAATTCTAAGCTGTTGTTTGCAACAGCCACAACGCGGTGCTGCCTGATTCGGCTCGTTTGCTGTTGTGGGGGGTGATGGGATCAAAAGACGTCGTACACCGACGGATGTCAACAGCAGCATGAGGCTTACCTTCCATACTGCCGTACATCCCggatattacaatatataaaactaatacaaaTGTAATCTAACGATGGAAATGCATTGCATTCATAATacttattagtaaaaagtaaaaagattTCCATAGACAGGTACCTACCTAAAAAAAACTACGATATAATTATTCGGTTCATTTTGTTTCAGACTATTTAACATGCAAATAAGTGGTTTGATTGCATTAATGAGATTATTCGTTGGACGGAAATACAATCCTTTGAGAGGTGGCATTGATTCGTGTGAATATACTAATCAAGAACTGTTTGTAGGAACAGTTGCATTTACcattttgttattgttgttgCCTACAACAGCACTCTACTAT comes from Manduca sexta isolate Smith_Timp_Sample1 unplaced genomic scaffold, JHU_Msex_v1.0 HiC_scaffold_57, whole genome shotgun sequence and encodes:
- the LOC115441506 gene encoding phosphatidylinositol N-acetylglucosaminyltransferase subunit Q, which gives rise to MALISNSIKILFPIVPKECQEFYFKGVVNNSEHAITVFITKYSTSTNLLFDLNEKTKNSICGYCSSNVSNKLMHMSNLLVLDQCYPHRINKLVINGKRINTNNLVFMLYDYDVMKKSQIKLDDSDFLDLQILIQNENGRTNETSPYISNLTTPYWLTSSMFLQHILNYLNLARWLCDYFIRRDKKVSIKQGNLILAIIMDIILGYVALQLLSQDKRDINSALMGVLEKLINSLYSLLRWLMGAPVGLKLNNAFNNMLGRYFSYHVQLWWLFLDVSGEKLDTIIHVYRYMGYLGITFQTAVISDLICIATFHSYCIYVYAARLFNMQISGLIALMRLFVGRKYNPLRGGIDSCEYTNQELFVGTVAFTILLLLLPTTALYYIVFTMFRVLSLMVQHVLAKLIYVVQTLPIYVTSLWVMQSPKIAGNILIEILHKEEASLILKIKLFSISLGSLITSYKPPVEVPTRVEWANLISNVLVGKQII